The following are encoded in a window of Prochlorococcus marinus str. MIT 1013 genomic DNA:
- a CDS encoding aminotransferase class III-fold pyridoxal phosphate-dependent enzyme — protein MQFYNSNLKEKSAFVDSSGPWLIDNQGNRFFDSWLGSGTLIFGHEKIKHLNINKMLPEASISNLNDISLINNLVDFEIGSFGIQTSGSSAITRACRIARAVTNRRLIALIGNFWHGSEDEFLFRHNYELLSDGLAISPGQNYVWFKNLESFLAQKNCQEFAAILIEPVQGSNPQANILKELIDSGIKEKIRKFNILLIFDEVITGFRNNYGSSKLSRKCDPDIVVFGKAIGGGYPIGVVIVNKKCTDTANLKKIFWGGTFSANPTQLELMINQLRKLERLDFNLINHNLESICHFILENIPIEALGYHLIRGNGFARIIKPNKKFIPSRGFLVKKTESEIELDEVCKEKNIYISKNRLIFPSIFNIDNCINLKT, from the coding sequence ATGCAATTTTACAATTCTAATTTAAAGGAAAAATCAGCTTTCGTAGACTCTAGTGGACCTTGGTTAATAGATAACCAAGGTAATCGTTTTTTCGACAGTTGGTTAGGGTCAGGTACTTTAATATTTGGTCATGAAAAAATTAAGCATTTAAATATCAATAAAATGCTGCCAGAGGCAAGCATCTCAAATCTTAATGACATTTCTTTAATAAATAACTTAGTTGATTTTGAAATAGGTTCTTTTGGGATTCAGACCAGTGGTTCTTCTGCAATCACAAGAGCATGCCGGATTGCTAGAGCAGTAACAAATAGAAGACTCATCGCCTTGATTGGAAATTTTTGGCATGGATCGGAGGATGAATTCCTTTTTAGGCATAACTATGAATTGCTTTCTGATGGTCTTGCTATTTCTCCTGGACAAAATTATGTATGGTTTAAAAATTTAGAATCGTTTCTGGCTCAAAAAAATTGCCAAGAATTTGCGGCAATACTTATAGAACCAGTCCAAGGGTCAAATCCTCAAGCAAACATACTAAAAGAACTGATAGATAGTGGTATTAAAGAAAAGATCAGGAAATTTAATATATTGTTGATTTTTGATGAGGTAATAACAGGGTTTAGAAATAATTATGGCTCTTCAAAGCTTTCAAGAAAATGTGATCCAGATATTGTTGTGTTTGGTAAAGCTATAGGCGGTGGATATCCAATAGGAGTTGTAATAGTCAATAAAAAATGTACAGATACAGCCAACTTAAAAAAAATATTTTGGGGTGGAACTTTCTCGGCCAATCCAACACAACTAGAATTAATGATTAATCAATTAAGGAAATTAGAAAGATTAGATTTCAATTTAATTAATCATAATTTAGAAAGTATTTGTCATTTTATATTAGAAAATATACCTATAGAAGCATTAGGGTATCATTTAATAAGAGGTAACGGATTTGCTAGAATTATAAAACCAAATAAAAAATTTATTCCTAGTAGAGGCTTTTTAGTGAAAAAAACAGAATCAGAAATAGAATTAGATGAAGTTTGTAAAGAGAAGAATATTTATATTTCTAAAAACCGACTTATTTTTCCATCTATTTTTAATATAGATAATTGTATTAACTTGAAAACGTAA
- a CDS encoding radical SAM/SPASM domain-containing protein, translating into MEKTLLENLQRKRPIIDCVDLTENGPKPSFIDLNTGEYCNRKCVFCPRFDSSQYPNQHLYMKIDLAKKISKDLKSLGFNGIINICGYGEPLAHPEICDIVAILSDAAHVEIVTNGDLLKLDLIKGLYKAGISQLVISAYDGAHQIPKFEKLMNESDIPNSLFNIRKRWYSKEEGYGIKLTNRAGFLNNDNELIDQSRSCAYPHYSLTIDWNGDVLLCVQDWYKKLKFGNIFADSIEDIWFSKRMNQYRKNLIKGRKCAGFPCENCDADGLVFGKSHLEAWTKYINN; encoded by the coding sequence ATGGAAAAGACTCTGCTTGAGAATTTACAGAGGAAACGTCCAATCATAGATTGCGTTGATTTAACTGAAAATGGTCCAAAGCCTTCTTTTATAGATTTGAATACTGGCGAATATTGCAATAGAAAATGTGTTTTCTGTCCCAGGTTTGACTCTAGTCAGTACCCTAATCAACATTTATATATGAAAATAGACTTGGCAAAAAAAATATCAAAAGATTTAAAGAGTCTAGGTTTTAATGGGATAATTAATATATGTGGTTATGGTGAACCATTAGCCCATCCTGAGATTTGTGATATTGTAGCGATCCTTTCTGATGCGGCTCATGTAGAAATAGTTACCAATGGAGATTTACTTAAATTAGATTTAATTAAAGGTTTATACAAAGCAGGGATTTCTCAGCTAGTAATTAGTGCATATGATGGAGCACATCAGATACCTAAATTCGAAAAACTGATGAATGAGTCTGATATCCCAAATAGTTTATTTAATATTAGAAAAAGGTGGTACAGCAAAGAAGAAGGATATGGAATAAAATTAACAAATAGAGCAGGGTTTTTGAATAATGATAATGAATTAATAGATCAATCCAGATCGTGCGCATATCCTCATTACTCTCTTACTATTGATTGGAATGGTGACGTGCTTCTTTGTGTCCAGGATTGGTATAAGAAATTAAAATTTGGTAATATATTTGCCGATTCAATTGAGGATATATGGTTTAGTAAAAGGATGAATCAATATAGAAAAAATTTAATTAAGGGAAGAAAATGTGCAGGTTTCCCTTGCGAAAATTGTGATGCTGATGGACTTGTTTTTGGCAAGTCTCATTTAGAGGCATGGACGAAATATATTAATAATTAA
- the kdsB gene encoding 3-deoxy-manno-octulosonate cytidylyltransferase → MSKNKFIIAIPARLNSHRLPGKVLERIGNKTMLYRVMENSLNIKYIEETFLCTDNKLIANEANDLPIKVILKSGNFSSGTDRIFYSNTLILKNIKFNYNIRNLYVINIQADQPFINKNLINRFIENINLMGNPELVTAYYKKQYSLEENYDLVKLITSKKSKRVLYFSRSVIPFIKKFNDRQLKISESISLKCHIGIYAYRFDILQSWSSLQNSQLEANESLEQLRWLENDIPIYAFEYDREVLSVDNNAQLDHARKIVRF, encoded by the coding sequence ATGTCCAAAAACAAATTTATAATTGCCATCCCTGCTCGATTAAATTCTCATCGACTACCAGGCAAAGTATTGGAGCGCATTGGAAATAAAACAATGCTCTACCGCGTAATGGAGAATTCTTTAAATATAAAATATATTGAAGAGACATTTCTATGCACAGATAATAAATTAATTGCTAATGAGGCTAATGATTTACCTATTAAAGTCATTCTTAAATCTGGTAACTTTTCTTCTGGGACCGATCGGATTTTCTATTCCAACACTTTAATTCTAAAAAATATTAAATTTAATTATAATATTAGAAACTTATATGTTATAAATATACAAGCAGATCAACCTTTTATAAATAAAAACCTTATTAATAGATTTATTGAAAATATAAATCTTATGGGTAATCCAGAATTAGTTACTGCTTATTACAAAAAACAATATAGTCTAGAGGAAAACTATGATTTGGTGAAACTTATAACTTCTAAAAAAAGCAAAAGAGTTTTATATTTCAGCCGATCTGTTATTCCATTTATTAAAAAATTTAATGACAGGCAATTAAAAATATCAGAATCAATCTCACTTAAATGTCATATAGGAATCTATGCATATAGGTTTGACATTCTACAGTCTTGGTCAAGTTTACAAAACAGTCAATTAGAAGCAAATGAATCGCTTGAACAACTTAGATGGCTAGAAAATGATATACCAATATATGCATTTGAATATGACAGAGAAGTTCTCTCTGTTGATAATAATGCACAACTAGATCATGCTCGAAAAATAGTTAGATTTTAG
- a CDS encoding KdsC family phosphatase has product MEFKFMFLRRTLRKKLIKIKLIVTDVDGVLTNGSIGYSDKINGLKLFNVKDGLAVKLLQSNDINLAFISGGESDATSARAKSLCIKECHTNIEDKGLKIIEIQKRLGFSPESTLYIGDDVNDLEVLPYVSLFVAPNDCNYKVKIKADLKLRSKGGEGVLREICDILINLKNRN; this is encoded by the coding sequence ATGGAATTCAAATTCATGTTCTTAAGAAGAACATTAAGAAAGAAATTAATAAAAATTAAATTAATAGTTACTGATGTAGATGGAGTCTTAACAAATGGTTCAATTGGATATAGTGATAAGATAAATGGTCTTAAATTATTTAATGTTAAAGATGGTCTGGCTGTGAAGTTGTTACAATCAAATGATATAAATCTAGCTTTTATAAGTGGTGGAGAGTCAGATGCTACATCAGCAAGAGCTAAATCATTATGTATTAAAGAGTGTCATACAAATATAGAAGATAAAGGTCTAAAAATAATTGAAATACAAAAGAGACTAGGTTTTTCTCCTGAGTCTACTTTGTATATAGGTGATGATGTGAATGATCTAGAAGTTTTACCTTATGTAAGTCTTTTTGTCGCACCAAATGATTGTAATTATAAAGTTAAAATAAAGGCAGATCTAAAGTTAAGATCCAAAGGCGGAGAAGGGGTTCTAAGAGAAATATGTGATATATTAATTAATTTAAAAAATAGAAATTAA
- the kdsA gene encoding 3-deoxy-8-phosphooctulonate synthase, which produces MFKSNKLTIIAGPCSLECIDMCMEVAEFAVNATTKLGIEFIFKGSFDKANRTSANSFRGNGMENGLSILSLIRKEFNIPVLTDVHETYQVDSVAKVVDVIQIPAYLCRQTSLIEKSIKTVDNNNYITTALNIKKGQFLAPWDCKMVVEKAKCFNPNLTRNQLWLTERGTSFGYNNLVVDMKGIYYLKKTGCPIIMDATHAVQEPGANGSSSGGKRYLVPLLARAAVAAGVDGVFLEIHPDPDNALSDGPNMLNLQQFKSLINELSRIHELVNEF; this is translated from the coding sequence ATGTTTAAATCTAACAAGTTAACAATAATAGCTGGACCATGTAGTCTTGAATGTATAGACATGTGCATGGAAGTTGCCGAATTTGCTGTTAATGCAACAACAAAATTAGGAATTGAGTTCATATTTAAAGGCAGCTTTGACAAAGCCAATAGAACCTCTGCAAATTCCTTTAGAGGTAATGGGATGGAAAATGGTCTTTCAATTTTATCTTTAATAAGAAAAGAGTTTAATATCCCTGTCCTAACAGATGTACATGAAACATATCAGGTTGATTCAGTAGCAAAAGTAGTTGATGTAATACAAATACCAGCTTATCTATGTAGACAAACAAGCTTAATTGAAAAATCAATAAAAACTGTAGATAATAATAATTACATTACAACAGCATTAAATATAAAGAAAGGTCAGTTTTTAGCTCCATGGGACTGTAAAATGGTAGTTGAAAAGGCTAAGTGCTTTAATCCAAATTTAACAAGGAATCAACTATGGTTGACTGAAAGAGGAACTTCTTTTGGTTATAATAATTTAGTAGTAGATATGAAGGGTATATATTATTTAAAAAAGACAGGTTGTCCAATCATCATGGATGCCACGCATGCCGTGCAAGAGCCTGGTGCGAACGGATCTAGTTCAGGTGGAAAAAGGTATTTAGTACCATTATTAGCAAGAGCAGCAGTTGCTGCGGGCGTAGATGGTGTGTTTCTAGAGATTCATCCAGATCCAGATAATGCACTAAGTGATGGACCTAACATGCTTAATCTTCAGCAATTCAAATCATTAATCAATGAATTAAGTAGGATTCACGAATTAGTGAATGAATTTTAA
- a CDS encoding KpsF/GutQ family sugar-phosphate isomerase produces the protein MNNDDLILKTPFVMKDCLLHDSRALQKASEILDKKICDNALIALNYTFENNGKLLLSGVGKSGIVARKIAATFTSLGYPALFLNPTDALHGDIGIAMHNDTAIIISNSGETTELVSLLPHLTRKIKTIISITSDSTSTLAKKSNVHFECNIDRESCPLNLAPTTSTTLSLALGDALAAQWSIFKGITNENFAINHPAGIIGKRLTLKVEDIMIDICDLPIVYNSSNLRSIVLSITSIEENIKGVGFTLVKNKKDTSFMGLITDGDLRRALFENASGDWDNIIAENICTKNPRTIDKNATLIDALKKMEKNKPGSITCLGVTSDKELIGFIIMNDVVKMNN, from the coding sequence ATGAATAATGATGATTTGATTTTAAAAACTCCTTTTGTAATGAAAGATTGCCTATTGCATGATAGTCGTGCTTTGCAAAAAGCCTCTGAGATACTAGATAAGAAAATTTGTGATAATGCTCTAATTGCTTTGAATTACACATTTGAAAATAATGGTAAGTTGTTATTATCGGGCGTAGGTAAGAGTGGAATTGTTGCCAGGAAAATCGCCGCAACATTTACTTCTCTTGGCTACCCCGCTTTATTCTTGAATCCAACAGATGCTCTTCATGGAGATATAGGAATTGCAATGCATAATGATACAGCAATAATTATATCTAATAGTGGAGAAACTACAGAGCTTGTTTCATTATTACCTCATCTGACTAGGAAAATTAAAACTATAATTTCTATAACTTCTGATTCAACCTCTACTCTAGCTAAAAAATCAAATGTTCATTTTGAATGTAATATAGATAGAGAATCTTGCCCTCTTAATCTTGCCCCTACAACAAGTACTACGTTGTCATTAGCACTTGGAGATGCCTTGGCAGCACAATGGTCTATCTTTAAAGGAATAACTAATGAAAATTTCGCTATAAATCATCCAGCTGGTATCATTGGTAAAAGACTAACCCTTAAGGTTGAAGATATTATGATAGATATTTGTGACCTTCCCATTGTATATAATAGCTCTAACTTAAGGTCTATTGTTTTATCAATTACTTCGATAGAGGAAAATATAAAAGGTGTTGGATTTACTTTAGTTAAGAATAAAAAAGATACTTCATTTATGGGTCTTATTACTGATGGAGATCTGCGCAGGGCACTTTTTGAAAATGCTTCTGGTGATTGGGATAATATAATTGCTGAAAATATTTGTACGAAAAATCCGAGAACTATAGATAAGAATGCTACTTTAATTGATGCTTTAAAAAAAATGGAAAAGAATAAACCTGGATCTATTACATGTCTTGGAGTAACTTCTGATAAAGAATTAATAGGATTTATAATTATGAACGACGTAGTGAAAATGAATAATTAA
- a CDS encoding tetratricopeptide repeat protein: protein MKGLGEEHKSKKKIKPSKEQIINQAFKFHSEGNISEASKYYQYFIAQDYKDPKVFSNYGMILKGLGKLKEAEVFYRKAIELKPDYAMAHSNLGNTLKDLGKLKEAELSTRKAIQLKPDYAIAHSNLGNVLKDLGKLKEAELSTRKAIQFNPDFAEAHSNLGSILRDLGKFKEAELSTRKAIELNPNIAEPYANLGSILKDLGKFKEAEISMHKAIQLKPDYAMAYSNLGGILKDLGKSKEAQSCFQKCLELDPDDLAYNIQAKLFISKIPLNQLQINQDREEINRQISLIGNNNNIIYKNNSLPTTIDFIFYLAYHNCYNDKEILQNIANNLSKKDGILNTNFRLDQHIKESQGRKRIRLGICSSYFFNHSVTKCFLNLIEDLAKSGIEIIIFKGELDHTDKTTDHIISLASEIITLPDSLEKSCQKVLNSSIDILLYLDIGMSVKTYFMSLSRLALVQVLHSGHPQTSGSQNMDYYITASQKENENSDKFFSERLIRMTRLPVNYSLPTILNSTIKASDLDIYEDDFIIGLPHTLFKYHPDFDDILDKVLEEIPHSRLLFFEGVREYNTKELLSRWEQNSKYISSRLIICPRVKFDDYLTISKRFDIVLDTIYFGMGNTFFQAMALGIPVVTLLPDKPQGGCVSAGYKQMGILNPPIAKSKKEYISICKKLAFDNSYRENISNQILLKAKDNLFNDQTVYRQYIDFFQKALKAAYKKELLPKNWEPFKY, encoded by the coding sequence ATGAAAGGTTTAGGAGAGGAGCATAAATCTAAAAAGAAAATCAAACCATCTAAAGAACAAATAATAAATCAAGCATTTAAATTTCATTCAGAAGGGAACATATCAGAAGCATCAAAATATTATCAATATTTTATTGCACAAGACTATAAAGATCCAAAAGTTTTTTCTAATTATGGAATGATATTGAAAGGACTTGGTAAATTAAAAGAAGCAGAAGTCTTTTACCGCAAAGCAATTGAACTGAAGCCGGATTATGCAATGGCTCATTCCAATCTTGGGAACACATTGAAAGATCTTGGTAAATTAAAAGAAGCAGAATTATCAACTCGAAAAGCAATTCAACTGAAGCCGGATTACGCAATTGCTCATTCCAATCTGGGAAATGTATTGAAAGATCTTGGTAAATTAAAAGAAGCAGAATTATCAACTCGAAAAGCAATTCAATTTAATCCTGATTTCGCAGAGGCTCATTCCAATCTGGGTAGCATTTTGAGAGATCTTGGTAAATTTAAAGAAGCAGAATTATCAACTCGGAAAGCAATCGAACTCAACCCTAATATCGCAGAACCATATGCCAATCTAGGAAGCATATTAAAAGATCTTGGTAAATTTAAAGAAGCTGAAATATCAATGCACAAAGCTATTCAACTCAAGCCTGATTACGCAATGGCGTATTCTAATCTGGGAGGCATATTAAAAGATCTTGGTAAATCAAAAGAAGCGCAAAGTTGTTTTCAAAAATGCCTTGAATTAGATCCAGATGATCTAGCTTATAACATACAAGCTAAACTTTTCATATCAAAAATACCCTTAAATCAATTGCAAATAAATCAAGACAGAGAGGAGATAAATAGACAAATATCATTAATAGGTAATAACAATAATATAATCTATAAAAATAATAGTTTACCAACAACAATAGACTTTATTTTTTATTTAGCCTATCATAATTGTTATAATGATAAAGAGATACTCCAAAATATAGCTAATAATTTATCAAAAAAGGATGGGATATTAAATACTAATTTCCGTTTAGACCAGCATATCAAAGAAAGTCAGGGAAGAAAAAGGATAAGACTCGGAATTTGTTCTAGCTATTTTTTTAATCATTCTGTAACGAAATGTTTTTTAAATTTAATTGAAGATCTTGCTAAATCTGGAATTGAAATAATCATATTTAAAGGAGAACTTGATCATACTGATAAAACAACAGATCATATTATTTCATTAGCGAGTGAAATAATAACATTACCAGATTCCTTAGAAAAATCTTGTCAAAAAGTTCTAAATAGTTCAATTGATATTCTTCTATATCTTGATATTGGAATGTCAGTAAAAACATATTTCATGTCTTTATCAAGGCTAGCTCTAGTTCAAGTCCTTCATAGTGGACACCCACAAACTTCAGGTTCTCAAAATATGGATTACTACATAACCGCATCGCAAAAAGAAAATGAGAATTCTGATAAGTTCTTTTCAGAAAGATTGATAAGAATGACTAGACTTCCAGTAAATTATAGTCTACCTACAATTTTAAATAGTACTATTAAAGCTTCAGATCTAGATATTTATGAGGATGATTTTATAATTGGACTTCCTCATACTTTATTTAAATACCACCCCGACTTTGATGATATTCTAGACAAAGTACTTGAGGAAATTCCTCATTCACGTTTATTATTTTTCGAAGGTGTTAGAGAATACAATACAAAGGAATTATTGTCCAGGTGGGAACAAAATAGTAAGTACATTTCAAGTAGATTAATAATTTGTCCACGTGTTAAATTTGATGATTATTTAACAATTTCAAAAAGATTTGATATCGTACTTGATACTATTTATTTTGGGATGGGTAATACCTTTTTTCAGGCAATGGCATTGGGTATTCCAGTTGTTACTTTGTTACCTGATAAACCACAAGGTGGATGCGTTTCTGCAGGTTATAAGCAGATGGGTATTTTAAATCCACCTATAGCAAAGTCAAAGAAAGAATATATTTCAATATGCAAAAAACTAGCATTTGATAATTCATACAGGGAGAATATTAGTAATCAAATACTTTTAAAAGCAAAAGATAATTTATTTAATGATCAAACAGTTTATAGACAGTATATAGACTTCTTTCAAAAGGCATTGAAAGCTGCATATAAAAAAGAATTACTTCCAAAAAATTGGGAACCATTTAAATACTAA
- a CDS encoding DUF2214 family protein, whose product MFGFVLPTDLLQSASVAYIHYLSFMICFGALIYERISLKPDPNRKEAISMVFADIIYGIAGIALLVSGIYRVIKFGQGSEFYTQNPVFWTKVIIFALVGSLSLYPTTTYVLWAIPLSKGTLPQVTEDLVSRLRIIINVELVGFASIPFIATLMARGVGLS is encoded by the coding sequence GTGTTCGGATTCGTTCTACCAACTGATTTATTGCAATCAGCCTCAGTTGCATATATTCATTATCTCAGCTTTATGATTTGTTTTGGAGCATTGATTTATGAGCGAATCTCATTGAAGCCTGATCCAAATAGGAAAGAAGCAATATCTATGGTTTTTGCCGACATTATCTATGGAATTGCTGGGATTGCTCTTTTGGTAAGTGGGATTTACAGAGTTATCAAATTTGGTCAGGGTTCAGAATTTTATACTCAAAATCCTGTATTTTGGACAAAAGTTATTATTTTTGCTCTAGTTGGTTCTCTATCTCTTTATCCCACAACAACCTATGTTTTATGGGCAATTCCTCTTAGCAAAGGAACTCTTCCTCAAGTAACTGAGGATTTGGTTTCTAGATTGAGAATAATAATTAATGTCGAATTGGTCGGGTTTGCCTCTATCCCTTTTATAGCGACACTTATGGCTAGAGGAGTTGGCTTAAGTTGA
- a CDS encoding glycosyltransferase family 4 protein, which yields MEDFQKNYKNYAATLLLPEDSFDLTSKQLLGRRVAGLNVVKGITGNLKENEQLNIFTDSDLAKKKLEKLLCDIKPKESKINIITTLSRNDLQTLFIQDPNIIKYNALRSGMKSNIFSIVGMIHTLSSTSAIQCIQNTVTGIIEDWDALICTSTSGKKVVERIRNYHHESLEEKFDMILPKKKSIKLPIIPLAVKDFITDNSTTRQEKRIKARNTLKLPKDSYIILYLGRLCAHAKAHPLSIYQAVSKTAMSCQDKNVILLECGVFNNKYSEEAYNDLAINTKNLNLKRLGGVKNATEEEKELALMAADVFVSPSDNIQETYGITVVEAMSAELPVIISDWNGYKDFVLDGENGYLIPTTYYLGTDNSLDFIDIQYQLGLLNHDYMIGLRSMTTCLDYNLMAERLIFLAKNPQKRIEIGVNAKTNWRLRFSWDIVQKQLRDLWEELYIERTKAISTKPHRASMPSIKYLFKDYGTNEIKIKNSKVKVSSVNPNLIRHRLHHSLSRIIIGTSIDNLIEYLYQNQFLDTKDLSKIGISIEKQPLVMSMLKKFGMIEQI from the coding sequence ATGGAAGATTTTCAAAAAAACTATAAAAACTATGCGGCAACATTATTATTACCTGAGGATAGTTTTGATTTAACAAGCAAGCAATTATTGGGAAGGAGAGTTGCGGGTTTAAATGTAGTAAAAGGAATTACTGGGAACTTGAAAGAGAACGAACAATTAAATATATTTACAGATAGCGATTTAGCTAAAAAAAAATTAGAAAAATTGTTATGTGATATTAAACCTAAAGAATCAAAAATAAATATTATTACGACACTTTCAAGAAATGATCTGCAAACATTATTCATACAAGATCCAAATATTATAAAATATAATGCTTTAAGATCTGGAATGAAATCCAATATTTTTTCTATTGTAGGGATGATACATACATTAAGTAGCACATCAGCAATTCAATGTATTCAAAATACAGTTACAGGTATTATCGAAGATTGGGACGCTTTAATTTGCACTTCGACATCTGGTAAAAAAGTAGTTGAAAGAATAAGAAATTATCATCATGAGTCGTTAGAAGAAAAATTTGATATGATTTTACCTAAAAAAAAATCAATTAAATTACCTATAATTCCTCTAGCAGTAAAAGATTTCATAACTGATAACAGTACTACTAGACAAGAAAAAAGAATAAAAGCGAGAAATACTTTAAAACTACCTAAGGATTCTTATATAATTTTATATTTAGGAAGATTATGCGCACATGCTAAGGCTCATCCATTAAGTATTTATCAGGCAGTTTCTAAGACTGCAATGAGCTGTCAAGATAAGAATGTTATACTCTTGGAATGTGGCGTTTTTAATAATAAATATTCAGAAGAAGCATATAATGATTTAGCAATAAACACTAAAAATCTAAATTTAAAGAGGCTTGGTGGTGTTAAAAATGCTACAGAAGAAGAAAAGGAATTGGCATTAATGGCTGCAGATGTTTTTGTTTCTCCATCTGATAATATTCAAGAAACTTATGGCATAACTGTTGTCGAAGCAATGTCAGCAGAATTACCAGTTATTATTAGTGATTGGAACGGATATAAAGACTTCGTATTAGATGGAGAAAACGGTTATTTAATACCAACTACTTATTACCTAGGTACAGACAATTCATTAGATTTTATTGATATTCAATATCAATTAGGATTACTAAATCATGATTATATGATTGGTCTGAGAAGTATGACTACTTGTTTAGACTATAATTTAATGGCTGAAAGGCTGATTTTCCTTGCTAAGAATCCACAAAAAAGAATTGAAATCGGTGTAAATGCAAAAACAAATTGGAGACTTAGATTTTCCTGGGATATAGTACAAAAACAATTACGGGATTTATGGGAAGAATTATATATTGAGAGAACAAAAGCTATTTCAACTAAGCCTCACAGAGCCTCTATGCCATCTATTAAATATTTATTTAAAGATTATGGAACTAATGAGATAAAAATAAAAAATAGTAAAGTAAAGGTGAGTAGTGTTAATCCTAATCTTATTAGACATAGGTTACATCATTCTCTTTCAAGGATTATCATTGGAACTTCTATAGATAATCTAATAGAATATTTATATCAAAATCAATTCTTAGATACTAAAGATTTATCTAAGATTGGAATATCTATTGAAAAGCAGCCATTAGTCATGTCAATGTTAAAGAAATTTGGAATGATAGAGCAAATATGA